A stretch of the Papaver somniferum cultivar HN1 chromosome 6, ASM357369v1, whole genome shotgun sequence genome encodes the following:
- the LOC113290614 gene encoding uncharacterized protein LOC113290614, producing MIDCNPCDTPVAKGTRLSVHDGVKLDNPTDYRALVGALQYWTVTRPDISFGVNYVSQFMHSPTDLHLQLVKSILGYLKGTIGMGITLLKGSVCSLRAYFDSDWAGFPDTRRSTSGFVVFLGPNMVSWSSKKHPTVSKSSA from the coding sequence ATGATTGATTGTAATCCTTGTGACACTCCAGTTGCAAAGGGTACAAGGTTATCAGTTCATGATGGAGTAAAACTAGATAATCCAACTGACTACAGGGCACTTGTTGGAGCTTTACAGTATTGGACTGTTACTAGACCTGACATTTCTTTTGGGGTTAATTATGTTTCACAATTCATGCACTCCCCTACTGATTTACATTTGCAACTTGTAAAAAGTATTTTGGGATATTTAAAGGGAACCATTGGTATGGGTATAACTTTGTTAAAAGGCAGTGTGTGTAGTTTGAGAGCTTATTTTGATTCAGATTGGGCTGGTTTCCCAGATACTAGAAGGTCTACATCTGGCTTTGTTGTTTTTCTTGGCCCTAATATGGTTTCCTGGTCTTCAAAGAAACATCCAACTGTTTCAAAATCTTCTGCATAA